A portion of the Kribbella jejuensis genome contains these proteins:
- a CDS encoding VOC family protein translates to MLRGFATVSFYATDVKAARDWYEKLLDTEAYYAVPTAEAPAYVEFRFGDLQCELGIIDAKYAPHQVGTGAGAIMYWHVDNLEATLARLLDLGATINEPIVDRGNNTGFRTASVTDPFGNLLGIMTNPHYAEILKQLHPAS, encoded by the coding sequence ATGTTGCGAGGATTTGCGACCGTCAGCTTCTACGCCACCGACGTGAAGGCGGCGCGAGACTGGTACGAGAAGCTACTGGACACCGAGGCGTACTACGCGGTGCCGACCGCGGAGGCCCCGGCGTATGTCGAGTTCCGCTTCGGCGACCTGCAGTGCGAACTGGGAATCATCGACGCGAAGTACGCACCCCACCAGGTCGGAACCGGCGCCGGCGCCATCATGTACTGGCACGTCGACAACCTGGAAGCCACCCTCGCCCGCCTCCTCGACCTCGGCGCCACGATCAACGAACCCATCGTGGACCGCGGCAACAACACCGGCTTCCGCACAGCCTCGGTAACCGACCCCTTCGGCAACCTCCTGGGCATCATGACCAACCCGCACTACGCCGAAATCCTCAAACAACTCCACCCCGCAAGCTAG
- a CDS encoding IclR family transcriptional regulator domain-containing protein: MPGGASTGTFLQGLERGLAVIRAFSAEARSLTLSEVARAVGITPATARRILLTLEELGYVRSDNRRFSLTPRVLALGWAYLSSLDLGELAGPFMEELSAKTRESCSIATLDLPDIVYVARVPTSRIMTVALGVGARLPAYPTSMGRVLLAGLPDDELTTYLDSLEAEPLTDRTTTAPDDLRATIAKARADGYALVDQELELGLRSIAAPIHNSRGRVIAALNVSAHASRSTPTSLCKDVLPHLQEAAAQITTALTHRGHL, from the coding sequence ATGCCGGGTGGCGCGTCTACAGGCACGTTCCTCCAGGGACTGGAGCGCGGCCTCGCTGTGATCCGCGCGTTCTCCGCCGAAGCCCGATCGCTGACTCTCAGCGAGGTCGCCCGCGCCGTCGGCATCACCCCCGCGACCGCCCGCCGCATCCTCCTGACCCTGGAGGAGCTCGGATACGTACGCAGCGACAACCGCCGCTTCTCGCTCACCCCACGCGTCCTCGCCCTCGGCTGGGCCTACCTGTCGTCTCTCGACCTCGGCGAACTGGCCGGCCCGTTCATGGAGGAACTGAGCGCGAAGACGCGCGAGTCCTGCTCGATCGCGACCCTCGATCTCCCCGACATCGTGTACGTCGCCCGCGTACCCACGAGCCGCATCATGACGGTCGCCCTGGGCGTCGGCGCGCGCCTGCCGGCGTACCCGACCTCGATGGGCCGCGTCCTCCTCGCCGGCCTTCCCGACGACGAGCTCACGACGTACCTCGACTCCCTCGAAGCCGAACCGCTCACCGACCGCACGACAACCGCCCCCGACGACCTCCGCGCCACCATCGCCAAGGCTCGCGCGGACGGCTACGCCTTGGTCGACCAGGAACTCGAACTCGGCCTCCGCTCGATCGCCGCCCCCATCCACAACTCTCGAGGCCGGGTGATCGCCGCCCTGAACGTCTCCGCCCACGCCTCCCGCTCGACCCCGACGTCCCTCTGCAAAGACGTCCTCCCCCACCTACAAGAAGCCGCCGCCCAAATAACCACCGCCCTAACCCACCGCGGCCACCTCTAA